Proteins encoded by one window of Phosphitispora fastidiosa:
- a CDS encoding monovalent cation:proton antiporter family protein: MANEHMFYSLLIIILAAFIVPFITSHIRFIRLPVVIGEIVAGLILGVSGFNLIETGPLLEFLSAFGFTYLMFLSGLEIDFQTLALALRSKKSAGANPVLLAFGTFGLTLIFSFLISIGLTELGYIRSPWLVTLVLSTTSLGIVVPVLKEKGIINTSFGQTILLSALIADFLTMLLITVVVLMLTSGQIKDILLVLFLFLAFFIFYKLANILIRLDVIKRLSDATSQIRVRGSFALILIFVVFSEYLGSEAILGAFLAGAIVSLVSEKREEAFILKLEAIGYGFFIPIFFILVGATFNIAEAAKSGSFLTLLPLLITALYLVKIVPAALFRFAFSAKEALSAGFLLSSRLSLIIAAAAVGLRLGEISENTNGAIILSAIVTCLVSPLLFEKFAPQKEVSDKRVFIIGAADTSILLGERLTKSGESVTLIDIGAKQRAKAKIAGLNVLYADATTDEGFRTAGITPEDTILITTNNDDLNLRICRMAVRDFGLKNIISVVNNGVNTINFKDIGVRVVSPAFSTLIVLENLVIHPAAFSLVTESEDNLLVEEAVLANAAFADKRLKDIRLPGDTLIMSVNRNGENIIPHGNTVLQSGDLIMFVGNRDSVYKTIAVMENSFAEH, from the coding sequence ATGGCAAATGAACACATGTTTTATTCCCTGTTGATTATTATTCTGGCAGCTTTTATAGTCCCATTTATAACAAGCCATATCAGGTTTATCCGGCTGCCTGTGGTAATCGGCGAAATTGTGGCAGGCCTTATCCTGGGGGTAAGCGGCTTCAATCTTATAGAAACAGGGCCGCTTCTTGAGTTTCTGTCAGCATTTGGATTTACTTACCTGATGTTTCTGTCAGGTCTGGAAATTGATTTCCAGACCCTGGCCCTTGCCCTGAGGAGCAAAAAAAGCGCTGGGGCAAATCCGGTGCTGCTGGCTTTTGGAACTTTTGGACTGACCCTGATATTTTCTTTTTTGATCTCAATTGGCTTAACTGAACTAGGCTATATAAGGAGCCCTTGGCTGGTGACCCTGGTACTGTCAACAACTTCACTTGGTATTGTTGTCCCTGTACTCAAGGAAAAAGGTATTATAAACACTTCTTTTGGTCAGACCATACTCCTTTCAGCCCTGATAGCTGATTTTCTGACCATGCTCCTGATAACTGTTGTGGTGCTGATGCTTACTTCCGGTCAAATCAAGGATATACTGCTGGTGTTATTCCTTTTCCTGGCTTTTTTCATTTTTTACAAACTGGCGAATATCTTAATCAGGCTTGATGTGATTAAGAGGCTGTCAGATGCCACGTCCCAGATCAGGGTCAGGGGTTCTTTTGCACTGATACTCATTTTTGTTGTTTTTTCCGAATACCTGGGCTCTGAAGCTATTCTGGGAGCGTTTCTTGCCGGAGCTATTGTTTCCCTCGTTTCGGAGAAGAGAGAAGAAGCCTTTATACTAAAACTGGAAGCAATCGGATATGGCTTTTTTATTCCCATCTTTTTTATTTTGGTCGGGGCAACTTTTAATATTGCGGAGGCGGCTAAAAGCGGCAGCTTTCTTACATTGCTGCCACTCTTAATTACTGCCCTGTACCTGGTGAAAATTGTTCCGGCGGCCTTATTCCGGTTTGCATTTTCTGCTAAGGAAGCTCTGAGCGCCGGTTTTCTGCTCTCTTCACGGTTAAGCCTGATCATAGCTGCTGCCGCTGTGGGCCTTAGACTTGGTGAAATCTCGGAAAACACCAATGGGGCTATCATATTGTCAGCAATTGTGACCTGTTTGGTTTCACCCCTGTTGTTTGAAAAGTTCGCTCCTCAAAAGGAAGTATCAGATAAGCGGGTATTTATCATCGGCGCTGCTGATACCTCGATACTGCTGGGAGAACGGCTGACCAAAAGCGGTGAATCAGTCACGCTGATAGATATTGGGGCCAAACAGAGAGCAAAAGCCAAGATTGCCGGGTTAAACGTCCTTTATGCTGATGCGACTACAGATGAAGGGTTTCGGACTGCCGGAATTACACCTGAAGACACTATCTTGATAACCACTAACAATGATGACCTGAATCTCAGGATATGCCGGATGGCGGTCCGGGACTTTGGGCTGAAAAATATTATTTCCGTTGTCAATAATGGTGTCAATACCATAAACTTTAAAGACATTGGCGTAAGGGTTGTCAGCCCGGCCTTTTCAACACTCATAGTGTTGGAAAACCTGGTTATTCACCCGGCAGCTTTTTCGCTGGTGACAGAGAGTGAGGATAACCTGCTGGTGGAAGAGGCTGTGCTGGCAAATGCAGCTTTTGCCGATAAGCGGCTGAAGGATATCAGACTCCCGGGGGATACCCTGATTATGTCGGTAAACCGTAACGGTGAAAACATTATCCCTCACGGGAATACCGTATTACAGAGCGGTGACCTGATTATGTTTGTGGGGAACCGGGATTCGGTTTACAAGACAATAGCCGTAATGGAGAATAGCTTTGCGGAACATTAG
- the dapA gene encoding 4-hydroxy-tetrahydrodipicolinate synthase has protein sequence MVRDFGRVLTAMVTPFDSSMEVDYGQARKLAGYLADNGSDGIVVAGTTGESPTLTREEKIRLFEAVVDEVGGRVKVIAGTGSNVTSDSVALTREAGKVGVDGAMLVTPYYNKPPQRGMYQHFRTVAEATDLPLILYNVPGRTSSHLLPDTIAELAKVENIVAVKEASGSLVLAGEIRRKTPEEFLIYCGEDAIILPMLSVGGHGVISVVAHIVGNELQAMVKAFMAGDIDTARKIHLDLIPVFEGMFLTTNPIPVKTAMNLMGFQVGGLRPPLIEATGEETGAIRKLLEIYNKI, from the coding sequence GTGGTGAGAGACTTTGGACGAGTGCTGACTGCCATGGTAACCCCTTTTGACTCCAGTATGGAAGTTGATTACGGGCAGGCCAGGAAGTTAGCCGGATATTTAGCGGATAATGGTTCTGACGGTATAGTTGTGGCCGGAACTACGGGTGAGTCTCCCACACTCACCAGAGAAGAGAAAATCAGGCTTTTTGAAGCCGTGGTGGATGAAGTGGGCGGCAGGGTGAAAGTTATCGCCGGCACAGGGTCAAATGTCACCTCTGATTCAGTGGCGTTGACCAGGGAAGCGGGAAAAGTCGGCGTAGACGGCGCCATGCTGGTTACACCCTATTATAACAAACCGCCTCAAAGAGGCATGTATCAGCATTTTCGGACAGTGGCCGAGGCCACAGATTTGCCGTTAATACTATACAACGTCCCCGGCAGAACCTCGTCACATTTGTTGCCGGATACTATTGCCGAACTGGCAAAGGTTGAAAATATTGTTGCCGTTAAGGAGGCTTCCGGAAGCCTGGTACTGGCAGGAGAAATCAGGCGCAAAACCCCTGAAGAGTTCCTGATATACTGTGGTGAGGATGCCATCATATTACCTATGCTTAGTGTGGGCGGGCATGGAGTTATCAGTGTTGTTGCCCATATTGTGGGAAATGAACTGCAGGCAATGGTCAAGGCATTCATGGCAGGTGACATTGATACTGCCAGAAAGATTCACCTGGACCTTATTCCCGTATTTGAAGGCATGTTTTTGACCACAAACCCAATTCCGGTGAAAACAGCCATGAACCTGATGGGATTTCAAGTCGGCGGGCTCAGACCTCCTCTGATTGAAGCAACAGGTGAGGAAACAGGGGCAATCAGGAAACTGTTGGAAATATACAACAAAATTTAA
- the dapG gene encoding aspartate kinase, which produces MKYLVQKFGGTSLVTPELREQVARKIIAAKDEGYAPVVVVSAMGRQGDPYATDTLVKFVEGINSSISPEALDNLMACGEIISGVTMVATLEGQGHKAVFLTGGQAGIITDNGHTDAHIVKVDPKLIHQYVSERVIVIVAGFQGQTENGMITTLGRGGSDTTAAALGVALNAEAIDIYTDVDGIKTADPRIVENARTLDEITYNEICQLAHEGAKVIHPRAVEIAMQKNIPIRVKCTFSDAPGTLVTASYDKRVEIKRDRIISGITHIPNVTQIEITTSEFPSSEYPQLKIFKAMANAGISVDFINIHPDVVIYTVKDDIAGRAVGLLEDMGFAPIVTPKCAKVSAVGAGMAGVPGVMASIIEALVAEDIGILQTADSHSTIWCLVKQDDMEKAIRALHNYFALGE; this is translated from the coding sequence GTGAAATACCTGGTGCAGAAGTTCGGTGGGACATCACTGGTTACTCCTGAACTGAGGGAACAGGTGGCCCGTAAGATAATTGCCGCTAAAGATGAGGGATATGCTCCTGTGGTAGTTGTCTCAGCCATGGGACGGCAGGGAGACCCATATGCTACTGATACCCTGGTAAAATTCGTTGAGGGTATTAATTCATCAATCTCTCCTGAGGCTTTGGATAATCTGATGGCCTGTGGTGAAATTATTTCTGGAGTAACCATGGTGGCTACCCTTGAAGGACAGGGACATAAGGCTGTTTTTCTGACAGGAGGCCAGGCCGGCATTATTACCGATAACGGGCACACTGATGCCCATATAGTTAAAGTTGACCCCAAACTGATTCACCAATATGTCTCTGAAAGAGTTATTGTTATCGTGGCCGGTTTTCAGGGGCAGACAGAAAATGGCATGATTACGACCCTGGGACGCGGGGGCAGTGACACCACCGCAGCGGCTCTGGGGGTAGCACTTAATGCTGAGGCAATTGATATTTACACTGATGTGGATGGGATTAAGACAGCTGATCCCCGGATAGTTGAGAACGCCAGAACCCTTGATGAGATTACGTATAATGAAATATGCCAGTTGGCCCATGAAGGGGCCAAGGTGATTCACCCCCGTGCCGTGGAAATTGCAATGCAAAAAAATATTCCCATCAGGGTCAAGTGTACCTTTTCCGATGCCCCGGGAACCCTGGTCACTGCTTCCTATGACAAGCGGGTGGAAATCAAACGGGACCGTATTATCTCAGGTATTACACATATTCCCAATGTAACTCAGATTGAGATTACCACATCTGAATTTCCATCATCGGAGTACCCTCAGCTTAAAATATTTAAAGCAATGGCAAATGCCGGAATCAGTGTGGACTTTATAAATATACATCCCGATGTGGTAATTTATACCGTGAAAGACGATATTGCCGGCAGAGCGGTTGGTCTTCTGGAAGACATGGGGTTTGCGCCTATTGTTACTCCAAAATGTGCCAAGGTTTCGGCAGTGGGCGCCGGAATGGCTGGAGTTCCGGGAGTTATGGCCAGTATTATTGAAGCCTTGGTGGCTGAAGATATTGGGATACTCCAGACAGCTGATTCACATTCCACAATTTGGTGTCTGGTAAAACAGGATGATATGGAAAAAGCCATAAGGGCTCTGCATAATTATTTCGCTCTGGGTGAATAA